A part of Actinomycetota bacterium genomic DNA contains:
- a CDS encoding SCO1664 family protein, translated as MTLLSEGEMAVRGRLPWSSNASFVVELCLGDEKARAVYKPLRGERPLWDYPPGLYRREVAAYLVSEWLGWALVPETVERDGPLGPGSVQRFVDADFDEHYFTLLERPEHHPRLKAICAFDLLVNNGDRKAGHCLVAGEGSQRRVWAIDHGLCLHAHPKLRTVMWDFEGQPVPPELMEAITRMALLTAAPAPLAPFLSGEEAEALVARAAYLVRHPVFPPARSARSFPWPLI; from the coding sequence TTGACGCTCCTCTCCGAAGGCGAGATGGCCGTGCGCGGCCGCCTGCCCTGGAGCTCCAACGCCAGCTTCGTAGTCGAGCTCTGCCTGGGGGACGAGAAGGCCCGGGCGGTGTACAAGCCCCTGCGGGGCGAGCGCCCCTTGTGGGACTACCCGCCCGGCCTCTACCGCCGGGAGGTGGCCGCCTACTTGGTGTCGGAGTGGCTGGGCTGGGCCCTGGTCCCCGAGACGGTCGAGCGCGACGGCCCGCTGGGGCCGGGTTCGGTCCAGCGCTTCGTGGACGCCGACTTCGACGAGCACTACTTCACGCTGCTCGAACGTCCCGAACACCACCCCCGGCTGAAGGCCATCTGCGCTTTCGACCTGCTGGTCAACAACGGCGACCGCAAGGCGGGCCACTGCCTGGTGGCGGGCGAGGGCAGCCAGCGCCGGGTTTGGGCCATCGACCACGGCCTGTGCCTGCACGCCCACCCCAAGCTGCGCACCGTGATGTGGGACTTCGAAGGCCAGCCCGTCCCGCCCGAGCTCATGGAGGCCATCACCCGCATGGCCCTGCTGACCGCCGCCCCGGCCCCCCTGGCCCCTTTCCTGAGCGGCGAGGAGGCCGAGGCCCTGGTGGCCCGGGCTGCCTACCTTGTGCGCCACCCCGTCTTCCCTCCGGCCCGCTCGGCCAGGTCGTTCCCGTGGCCCCTGATCTGA
- a CDS encoding DUF3090 family protein codes for MSSSFELHEVELITTGAIGPPGQRVFYLQVRHPGGVVSLRLEKAQVAALCRYLDEMLEDLPAVEAVPADMDLAEPVVAEWVVGSLGVTYDEEDERFLLVAEEMVDEDEPPARALIRATTAQMAAFTRHGSTVVASGRPPCPLCGGPLDPDGHMCVRLNGHRDLGGR; via the coding sequence ATGAGCAGCTCGTTCGAACTGCACGAGGTCGAGCTGATCACCACCGGCGCGATCGGGCCCCCGGGCCAGCGCGTCTTCTACCTGCAAGTGCGCCATCCCGGCGGGGTCGTGTCGCTGCGGCTGGAGAAGGCCCAGGTGGCCGCCCTGTGCCGCTACCTCGACGAGATGCTCGAGGACCTGCCCGCCGTGGAAGCGGTTCCCGCGGACATGGACCTGGCCGAGCCGGTGGTGGCCGAGTGGGTGGTCGGGTCCCTGGGCGTTACCTACGACGAGGAGGACGAGCGCTTCCTGCTGGTCGCCGAGGAGATGGTCGACGAGGACGAACCCCCGGCCCGTGCCCTGATCAGGGCCACGACCGCCCAGATGGCGGCGTTCACCCGCCACGGCTCGACGGTCGTCGCTTCCGGCCGTCCCCCCTGCCCCCTGTGCGGGGGCCCGCTCGACCCCGATGGCCACATGTGCGTCCGCCTCAACGGCCACCGCGACCTGGGAGGCCGTTGA
- a CDS encoding histidine phosphatase family protein: MARRPAPLPSTTILFVRHGLTPTTGKVLPGRARGLHLSDAGRAQAQAAADAIAGLKKVEAVYSSPLERARETAAPIAAAWGLKVVPDKGLLELDIGEWTGLELKAVAKLPAWQRVQRNPSGFRFPGGESFTELQARVVATVERIVAAHPGTTVVAVSHADTIKAAAGHATGAHLDMFQRITISPASITAIFYGELGPMVVHQNWVPVPLAPRPS; encoded by the coding sequence ATGGCCCGCCGTCCTGCCCCCCTCCCGTCGACGACCATCCTGTTCGTCCGCCACGGCCTCACGCCCACCACCGGCAAGGTCCTGCCCGGGCGGGCGCGCGGCCTGCACCTGTCAGACGCGGGCCGGGCCCAGGCCCAGGCCGCGGCTGACGCCATCGCCGGCCTCAAGAAGGTCGAAGCCGTTTACAGCTCGCCCCTCGAGCGCGCCCGGGAGACGGCCGCTCCTATCGCGGCGGCGTGGGGCCTCAAGGTGGTCCCCGACAAGGGCCTGCTGGAGCTCGACATCGGGGAGTGGACGGGACTGGAGCTCAAGGCGGTGGCCAAGCTGCCGGCCTGGCAGCGGGTGCAGCGCAACCCCAGCGGGTTCCGGTTCCCCGGCGGGGAGTCGTTCACCGAGCTGCAGGCCCGGGTCGTCGCCACCGTCGAGCGGATCGTCGCCGCCCACCCTGGCACCACGGTGGTGGCCGTCTCCCACGCCGACACCATCAAGGCCGCGGCCGGGCACGCCACCGGCGCCCACCTCGACATGTTCCAGCGCATAACGATCTCGCCGGCGTCGATCACGGCCATCTTCTACGGGGAGCTGGGGCCCATGGTCGTCCACCAGAACTGGGTCCCCGTCCCGCTGGCCCCGCGGCCGTCATGA
- a CDS encoding uracil-DNA glycosylase: MDDRPVDRLAELTDEIVGCRACPRLVEWREQVAVERRASFRDQDYWGRPVPGFGDPDAGLLVVGLAPAAHGGNRTGRVFTGDRSGDWLYRALWRAGFANQPVSVSIDDGLELRGAYVAAAVRCAPPANKPTPAERDRCLPYLAREMDALGGVRVIVALGRFAHDAVCALAGTGRPRPTFAHGAEHALPDGRALVDSFHPSQQNTFTGRLTEPAFDAVFTQARAHLSR; this comes from the coding sequence GTGGACGACCGGCCCGTGGACCGTCTGGCCGAGCTCACGGACGAGATCGTCGGGTGCCGGGCCTGCCCCCGCCTGGTCGAGTGGCGCGAGCAGGTGGCTGTTGAACGGCGGGCCTCGTTCCGCGACCAGGACTACTGGGGCCGGCCCGTGCCCGGTTTCGGGGACCCCGACGCCGGCCTGCTCGTGGTCGGCCTGGCCCCGGCGGCCCACGGGGGCAACCGCACGGGCCGGGTGTTCACCGGCGACCGTTCGGGGGACTGGCTCTACCGCGCCCTGTGGCGGGCCGGCTTCGCCAACCAGCCGGTGAGCGTGTCGATCGACGACGGGCTGGAGCTGCGGGGCGCTTACGTGGCGGCCGCCGTCCGCTGCGCCCCCCCGGCCAACAAGCCCACGCCTGCCGAGCGGGACCGCTGCCTGCCTTACCTGGCCCGGGAGATGGACGCCCTGGGCGGCGTACGGGTGATCGTGGCCCTGGGCCGGTTCGCCCACGACGCCGTGTGCGCCCTGGCCGGCACGGGCCGCCCCCGGCCCACCTTCGCCCACGGGGCCGAACACGCGCTGCCCGACGGACGGGCCCTGGTCGACTCGTTCCACCCCAGCCAGCAGAACACGTTCACCGGCCGGCTCACCGAACCCGCCTTCGACGCCGTGTTCACCCAGGCCCGTGCCCACTTGTCGCGCTGA